One window of the Pseudomonas lurida genome contains the following:
- a CDS encoding DUF3509 domain-containing protein, producing MSLIQDKFASVFSNYDVTTQPRPDGGILLTLRNSEGKQVKRSISYQQLHTADQLTWVISAIRRDLAEQASELPQISMLQSQNRFALPTYHSA from the coding sequence ATGAGCCTGATCCAAGATAAATTCGCTTCAGTATTCTCCAACTACGACGTCACCACCCAGCCACGTCCAGACGGCGGCATCCTGTTGACCCTGCGTAACAGCGAAGGCAAGCAGGTCAAGCGCTCGATCTCTTACCAGCAGCTGCACACCGCTGACCAACTGACCTGGGTGATCAGCGCCATTCGTCGCGACCTTGCCGAACAAGCCAGCGAACTGCCGCAGATTTCGATGTTGCAAAGCCAGAACCGCTTTGCCCTGCCGACCTACCACTCGGCGTAA
- a CDS encoding response regulator transcription factor produces MRGPPESLLPPYSVPNAVRRRLSLSGKPLTPAELEILRWASEGKTVWEISQIRATSEAAVKFHLRNIYCKLDVTNRVQAMNEAARQGLC; encoded by the coding sequence ATGAGAGGCCCACCGGAATCGTTGTTACCGCCGTACTCGGTGCCCAATGCTGTCAGACGACGCCTGAGCTTGTCGGGCAAGCCACTGACTCCGGCCGAGCTGGAAATTTTGCGGTGGGCTTCAGAGGGCAAGACGGTCTGGGAGATCAGCCAGATACGCGCCACGTCCGAGGCGGCGGTGAAATTCCACCTGCGCAATATCTACTGCAAACTGGACGTCACCAACCGGGTGCAGGCGATGAATGAAGCCGCACGCCAGGGCCTATGCTGA
- a CDS encoding 1,2-dihydroxy-3-keto-5-methylthiopentene dioxygenase, whose protein sequence is MSYVAVYSAASPDTPNKVLTHFDDIAATLAEQGVRFERWQPVPLEKGASDAELIAAYQAQIDALGYGSAQVLSVTGDHAQKAEWRAQFLDERRYSEDDVRFFIAGQGVFALHIGDYVYAVRCEKNDLLVIPAGTAHWFDMGENPHFVALRLFNSAKGWVPEFTGDDIAQRFCAFDD, encoded by the coding sequence ATGAGTTACGTCGCTGTCTACTCCGCCGCTTCACCGGACACTCCAAACAAGGTCCTGACGCATTTCGATGACATCGCCGCAACCCTGGCCGAGCAAGGGGTGCGCTTTGAACGCTGGCAGCCGGTCCCGCTTGAAAAGGGCGCCAGTGACGCTGAACTGATCGCAGCCTACCAGGCGCAGATCGATGCCCTTGGCTACGGCTCTGCGCAGGTGCTCAGCGTGACTGGCGACCACGCGCAGAAAGCCGAATGGCGCGCGCAGTTTCTGGATGAGCGCCGCTACAGTGAAGATGACGTTCGTTTTTTCATCGCAGGCCAGGGCGTGTTCGCCTTGCACATTGGCGACTATGTGTATGCCGTTCGTTGTGAGAAGAACGATCTGCTGGTGATCCCGGCTGGTACGGCGCACTGGTTCGATATGGGCGAGAACCCGCACTTCGTGGCATTGCGCCTGTTTAATAGTGCGAAAGGGTGGGTGCCTGAATTCACGGGTGACGATATTGCCCAGCGTTTTTGCGCATTTGACGATTAA
- a CDS encoding MFS transporter, with product MTPSLPYWRLSSFYLFYFALLGATAPFLALYFDHLGFSSARIGELVAIPMLMRCVAPNLWGWLGDYSGRRLAIVRFGAVCTLASFSLIFVSHTYAWLAMVMALHAFFWHAVLPQFEVITLAHLQKQTSRYSQVRLWGSIGFILTVVIMGRLFDWLSLDIYPVVVVVIMAGIIGASLWVPNAQPAHHGHRLPGDGFLKQLRSPGVLAFYACVALMQMSHGPYYTFLTLHLEHLGYSRGVIGLLWALGVVAEVLMFLAMSRILSRFSVRRVLLASFLLAALRWLLLGSFAEFFWVLLLAQVMHAATFGSFHAAAIAFVQRSFGDRQQGQGQALYAALAGTGGALGALYSGYSWNLLGPTLTFSIASVAALAAAIIIGLRLQEQNQGTHP from the coding sequence ATGACCCCATCCCTCCCATACTGGCGCCTCTCCAGCTTCTACCTGTTCTACTTCGCCCTCCTGGGCGCAACGGCGCCGTTCCTGGCGCTGTACTTCGACCATTTGGGGTTCTCCAGCGCGCGGATCGGCGAGCTGGTTGCCATCCCCATGCTGATGCGCTGTGTGGCGCCCAACCTGTGGGGCTGGCTGGGCGACTACAGCGGTCGGCGGCTGGCCATCGTGCGCTTTGGCGCGGTGTGCACGCTGGCGAGTTTTTCACTGATCTTCGTCAGCCACACCTACGCCTGGCTGGCAATGGTAATGGCGCTGCACGCGTTCTTCTGGCACGCGGTGCTGCCGCAGTTTGAAGTGATCACCCTCGCGCACCTGCAGAAGCAGACCTCGCGCTACAGCCAAGTCCGCCTGTGGGGCTCCATCGGGTTTATTCTGACCGTGGTGATCATGGGCCGCCTGTTCGACTGGCTGAGCCTGGACATCTACCCGGTGGTGGTCGTGGTGATCATGGCGGGCATTATTGGCGCGAGCCTCTGGGTGCCGAATGCGCAGCCAGCCCACCACGGCCATCGTCTGCCGGGCGATGGCTTCCTCAAGCAATTGCGCAGCCCTGGGGTCTTGGCGTTCTACGCCTGCGTGGCATTGATGCAGATGAGCCACGGCCCTTACTACACGTTCCTGACCCTGCACCTCGAACACCTGGGCTACAGCCGTGGTGTGATCGGCCTGCTGTGGGCCCTGGGCGTGGTGGCCGAAGTCCTGATGTTCCTGGCCATGAGCCGCATCCTCTCGCGTTTCTCGGTGCGCCGGGTATTGCTCGCCAGCTTCCTGCTGGCGGCGCTGCGCTGGCTGCTGCTGGGTTCGTTTGCCGAGTTTTTCTGGGTGTTGCTGCTGGCGCAGGTGATGCACGCCGCGACGTTCGGCAGCTTTCATGCCGCCGCGATTGCCTTTGTGCAACGCAGTTTCGGCGACCGGCAACAAGGCCAGGGCCAGGCGTTGTATGCCGCCCTGGCGGGCACCGGCGGAGCATTGGGTGCGCTGTATTCAGGCTACAGTTGGAACCTGTTGGGGCCGACCCTGACCTTCAGCATCGCAAGTGTCGCGGCCCTGGCCGCCGCCATTATCATCGGTCTTCGATTGCAAGAGCAGAACCAAGGAACCCACCCATGA
- the aroC gene encoding chorismate synthase, with protein sequence MSGNTFGKLFTVTTAGESHGPALVAIVDGCPPGLELSLEDLQRELDRRKPGTSRHTTQRQEPDEVEILSGVFEGRTTGCAIGLLIRNTDQKSKDYSAIKELFRPAHADYTYHHKYGERDYRGGGRSSARETAMRVAAGAIAKKYLATQGIIIRGYMSQLGPIEIPFKTWDSVEDNAFFSPDPDKVPELEAYMDQLRRDQDSVGAKITVVAEGVKPGLGEPIFDRLDAELAHALMSINAVKGVEIGAGFACVSQRGTEHRDELTPEGFLSNNAGGILGGISSGQPIVAHLALKATSSITTPGRSIDVHGNPVDVITKGRHDPCVGIRATPIAEAMMAIVLMDHLLRNRGQNADVRVNTPVLGQL encoded by the coding sequence ATGTCCGGCAATACCTTCGGCAAACTGTTCACTGTCACCACCGCGGGCGAAAGCCATGGCCCGGCGTTGGTCGCCATTGTCGACGGCTGCCCGCCAGGCCTCGAGCTGTCCCTGGAAGACCTGCAGCGTGAGCTCGACCGCCGCAAGCCCGGCACCAGCCGCCACACCACCCAGCGCCAGGAACCCGACGAAGTCGAGATCCTCTCCGGCGTGTTCGAGGGCCGCACCACCGGTTGCGCCATTGGCTTGCTGATCCGCAATACCGACCAGAAGTCCAAGGACTACTCGGCGATCAAGGAACTGTTCCGCCCGGCCCATGCCGACTACACCTACCACCACAAATACGGCGAACGCGACTACCGTGGCGGCGGCCGTAGCTCGGCCCGCGAAACTGCCATGCGTGTGGCCGCCGGTGCCATTGCCAAGAAGTACCTGGCCACCCAGGGCATCATTATTCGCGGCTACATGAGCCAACTGGGTCCGATCGAAATTCCGTTCAAGACCTGGGACAGTGTGGAAGACAACGCTTTCTTCAGCCCCGACCCGGACAAAGTGCCGGAGCTGGAGGCCTACATGGACCAGTTGCGCCGCGACCAGGATTCCGTCGGTGCCAAGATCACCGTGGTGGCCGAAGGCGTCAAGCCTGGCCTGGGCGAGCCGATCTTCGACCGCCTCGATGCGGAACTGGCCCACGCACTGATGAGCATCAACGCGGTAAAAGGCGTTGAAATCGGCGCTGGCTTTGCCTGCGTGTCCCAGCGTGGCACCGAGCACCGCGATGAGCTGACCCCGGAAGGTTTCCTCAGTAACAACGCGGGCGGCATCCTCGGCGGTATTTCCTCCGGCCAGCCCATTGTTGCGCACCTGGCGCTCAAGGCCACGTCGAGCATCACCACGCCGGGGCGTTCGATCGATGTGCACGGCAACCCGGTGGACGTGATCACCAAGGGCCGCCACGACCCCTGCGTCGGCATCCGCGCCACGCCGATTGCCGAAGCGATGATGGCCATCGTGTTGATGGACCACCTGCTGCGCAACCGCGGGCAAAATGCCGATGTACGCGTGAATACGCCGGTGCTGGGCCAGCTGTGA
- a CDS encoding alpha/beta hydrolase encodes MMLRVLLFTLTLFTAVAQAASPVVLQRPISLDTGSGELFGSLLLPQSDKPVPVVLIIAGSGPTDRNGNSADGARNDSLKRLAWVLARHNIASVRYDKRGVAASLAATPDERNLTLDAYVADAVAWGKLLKADKRMGPLIVLGHSEGALVAALAAPQLDPAGVISLSGSARPVDQVIRQQLADHLPPALLLRSNEILDHLKAGQVDADVPGPLEGIFRPSVQPYLISLFRADPSAAFAKLRMPALIIQGTNDIQVGVGDAQQLKKAKPDAQLAVIEGMNHVMRIVPNDVQQQLASYNDPQLPLAAELGSRLVRFIDGLQPR; translated from the coding sequence ATGATGCTGCGAGTTCTCCTGTTCACCTTGACTCTATTTACCGCCGTGGCCCAGGCCGCCTCCCCTGTTGTGCTGCAACGCCCCATCAGCCTGGACACCGGCAGCGGCGAGCTGTTCGGCTCGTTGCTGCTGCCTCAGTCTGACAAACCCGTGCCGGTGGTGCTGATCATCGCCGGTTCCGGCCCCACCGACCGCAATGGCAACAGTGCCGACGGCGCCCGCAACGACAGCCTCAAGCGCCTGGCCTGGGTGCTCGCGCGGCATAACATTGCCAGCGTTCGCTACGACAAGCGCGGCGTGGCCGCAAGCCTGGCCGCTACACCGGATGAACGTAACCTGACCCTCGATGCCTATGTGGCCGACGCCGTGGCCTGGGGCAAACTGCTCAAGGCCGATAAGCGCATGGGCCCGCTGATCGTGCTGGGCCATAGCGAAGGCGCCCTGGTCGCAGCCCTCGCCGCGCCTCAACTGGACCCGGCCGGGGTGATCTCCCTGTCCGGCAGCGCGCGCCCGGTAGACCAGGTGATCCGCCAGCAGTTGGCCGACCACCTGCCGCCTGCCCTACTGCTGCGTAGCAACGAGATCCTCGACCACCTCAAGGCCGGCCAGGTAGATGCCGATGTCCCTGGCCCTTTGGAGGGTATTTTCCGACCCAGCGTGCAGCCTTATCTGATCAGCCTGTTCCGCGCCGATCCCTCGGCCGCCTTCGCCAAGCTACGGATGCCGGCATTGATCATCCAGGGTACCAACGACATCCAGGTGGGTGTGGGCGACGCCCAGCAACTGAAAAAGGCCAAGCCTGACGCGCAATTGGCGGTGATCGAAGGCATGAACCACGTGATGCGCATCGTGCCCAACGACGTGCAGCAACAATTGGCCTCCTACAACGACCCGCAACTGCCTCTCGCCGCCGAGCTGGGCAGCCGCCTGGTACGCTTTATCGACGGACTTCAACCCCGTTAA
- the prmB gene encoding 50S ribosomal protein L3 N(5)-glutamine methyltransferase, with translation MITSRLRTLRDHIRWAVSRFHGEDLFFGHGTDNAWDEARQLVLGALHLPWEIADSYLDCNLEEEEISHVQRLLHRRIHERVPTAYLLKEAWFCGLSFIVDERVLIPRSPIGELIENRFEPWLAQPPARILDLCTGSGCIGIACAYEFQEAEVVLGDLSFEALEVANQNIERHGVDERVYTVQGDGFDGLPGQRFDLIVSNPPYVDAEDFADMPDEYQHEPELGLACGDDGLNLVRRMLAEAADHLTEKGLLIVEVGNSQVHVEALYPEVDFAWLDFQRGGHGVFMLTAEQCRQHQAVFAARV, from the coding sequence GTGATCACATCCCGCCTGCGCACCTTGCGCGACCACATCCGTTGGGCTGTCAGCCGTTTCCATGGGGAAGACCTGTTTTTCGGGCATGGCACCGACAATGCCTGGGACGAAGCCCGGCAGTTGGTGCTCGGCGCCTTGCACCTGCCGTGGGAAATTGCCGACAGCTATTTGGACTGCAACCTGGAAGAAGAGGAAATCTCCCATGTGCAGCGCTTATTGCATCGCCGCATCCATGAGCGCGTGCCCACCGCTTACCTGCTCAAAGAGGCCTGGTTCTGCGGCCTGTCGTTTATCGTCGACGAGCGCGTGTTGATCCCACGCTCACCGATCGGTGAACTGATCGAAAACCGCTTTGAACCCTGGCTGGCGCAGCCGCCGGCACGCATCCTCGACCTGTGCACGGGCTCCGGTTGCATCGGCATTGCCTGCGCCTACGAGTTCCAGGAAGCCGAGGTGGTACTGGGGGACTTGTCTTTCGAGGCCCTGGAAGTCGCCAACCAGAATATCGAGCGCCATGGTGTCGACGAGCGCGTCTACACCGTGCAGGGCGACGGCTTTGACGGCCTGCCGGGCCAGCGCTTCGACCTGATCGTGTCGAACCCGCCGTATGTGGATGCCGAAGACTTTGCCGACATGCCCGACGAATACCAACACGAACCGGAATTGGGCCTGGCCTGCGGTGATGACGGCTTGAACCTGGTTCGCAGGATGCTGGCCGAGGCGGCGGACCACCTGACCGAGAAGGGGTTGCTGATTGTTGAAGTGGGCAACAGCCAGGTGCACGTCGAGGCGCTGTACCCGGAAGTGGACTTTGCCTGGCTGGACTTCCAGCGCGGGGGCCACGGTGTGTTCATGCTGACGGCCGAGCAGTGCCGCCAGCATCAGGCCGTCTTCGCCGCCCGAGTGTGA